In Parasphingorhabdus halotolerans, a single window of DNA contains:
- a CDS encoding TVP38/TMEM64 family protein, with protein sequence MKKLVIVALIAAAFFAFFYFDLNDQLTIENLKAQQAAFDARYQAEPFLIIALFFLFYVVVTALSIPGAAIMTLAAGALFGLLVGTIIVSFASTIGATIAFLTSRYLLRDWVEGKFGQRLTKINEGIERDGAFYLISLRLVPAFPFFLVNMLMGLTKIRVLVYFVASQIGMLAGTIVFVNAGTQLSKVESVGGVFTLPVLGSFLLLALFPWIAKAALKLFKKDGKVASND encoded by the coding sequence ATGAAAAAACTTGTCATTGTGGCCTTGATCGCCGCTGCCTTTTTTGCTTTTTTCTACTTTGATTTGAACGATCAGCTGACAATCGAAAACCTGAAGGCCCAGCAAGCGGCATTTGATGCGCGCTATCAGGCGGAACCGTTTCTGATTATCGCGTTGTTTTTCCTTTTCTATGTGGTCGTAACGGCGCTTTCCATCCCTGGTGCGGCGATCATGACGCTGGCGGCAGGGGCCCTCTTTGGCCTTTTGGTTGGCACGATCATTGTGTCCTTCGCTTCCACCATTGGCGCAACTATCGCCTTTCTTACCAGCCGCTATCTGCTGCGTGACTGGGTCGAGGGCAAGTTTGGGCAGCGGCTCACAAAGATTAACGAGGGCATCGAACGAGACGGGGCATTTTATCTGATTTCCCTGCGTCTGGTGCCAGCTTTTCCGTTTTTCCTTGTCAATATGCTGATGGGTCTGACCAAAATAAGAGTGCTGGTCTATTTCGTTGCTAGCCAGATCGGCATGTTGGCTGGCACAATTGTTTTTGTGAACGCGGGCACACAATTATCCAAGGTTGAGTCGGTTGGCGGTGTGTTCACCTTGCCGGTACTCGGATCTTTCCTGCTATTGGCGCTATTCCCCTGGATTGCCAAAGCCGCGCTCAAACTGTTTAAGAAAGACGGGAAGGTTGCGAGTAATGACTAA
- a CDS encoding fatty acid--CoA ligase: protein MREEDIISISDVVRFQAQEQPDAVVFTFEGDEMTYARLDRDSNRAAQALASKGVGKGDRISYMGKNSHLYFEILVGAAKLGAVMVPVNWRLAPPEVAYILNDCGAKIMFIGPGFDELVRKIKPALQHVEMIFGAEKAEGDFASYPAWRDGFEPIDPMVECAADDDALQLYTSGTTGHPKGAIMTNGSIFSSRSAGIAEEDLMDWQKPVEGEITLLAMPCFHISGTGTGLVVLYTGGSAIVLPEYDPTQALELIEQYNISKIFMVPAAIQIMLNHPRASEVDFSKLKYITYGASPIPLELMKQAMDVLGCGFVQMYGMTETSGTITTLNPEDHDVNGNEKMRSVGTPLPGVEIKIIDPDSLEELPPHSVGEIATRSAKNMKGYWNRPDATAETIDADGWLRTGDAGYLDEDGYLYIHDRLKDMIISGGENIYPAEVENAIYTNPKVADVAVVGIPDEKWGEAVKACVVVKAGQQLTEAEVIAHARDHIAGYKCPKSVDFIDALPRNPSGKILRKDLRAPYWEGKDRAVN, encoded by the coding sequence ATGCGAGAAGAGGATATTATTTCCATAAGTGATGTTGTGCGGTTTCAAGCACAGGAACAACCCGATGCCGTGGTCTTCACGTTCGAAGGTGACGAGATGACCTATGCTCGGTTGGACCGGGACAGCAACCGCGCGGCGCAAGCGCTGGCCTCCAAAGGCGTTGGCAAGGGTGACCGGATTTCCTATATGGGGAAAAACTCGCATCTCTATTTTGAAATATTGGTTGGAGCAGCCAAGCTGGGCGCGGTGATGGTGCCGGTCAACTGGCGGCTGGCCCCGCCGGAAGTGGCCTATATTCTCAACGACTGCGGCGCGAAAATCATGTTTATCGGGCCGGGTTTTGATGAACTTGTCCGTAAAATAAAGCCTGCGTTGCAACATGTCGAGATGATCTTTGGCGCGGAGAAAGCGGAGGGTGATTTCGCCTCTTATCCTGCTTGGCGGGATGGTTTTGAACCGATTGATCCGATGGTGGAATGCGCCGCCGATGATGACGCGCTGCAACTTTATACCTCGGGGACGACCGGTCACCCCAAAGGCGCGATCATGACCAACGGATCAATCTTTTCCTCGCGCTCCGCTGGCATTGCGGAAGAGGATCTTATGGATTGGCAAAAACCGGTGGAAGGTGAGATCACATTGCTCGCCATGCCGTGCTTCCATATTAGTGGCACTGGCACCGGGCTCGTTGTATTATATACCGGCGGCAGCGCGATTGTGTTGCCGGAATATGATCCAACCCAGGCGCTGGAACTGATCGAGCAATATAATATCTCGAAGATATTCATGGTGCCTGCCGCGATCCAGATTATGCTGAACCATCCCCGCGCCAGCGAGGTGGATTTTTCCAAACTCAAGTATATTACCTATGGCGCATCGCCAATCCCGCTCGAACTGATGAAGCAGGCGATGGATGTGCTTGGTTGCGGCTTTGTCCAGATGTACGGGATGACCGAAACCAGTGGCACAATTACGACTCTCAATCCTGAAGATCACGACGTAAATGGCAACGAGAAAATGCGCTCGGTCGGCACGCCGTTGCCCGGTGTTGAAATCAAAATCATTGATCCGGATAGTCTGGAAGAATTGCCGCCACATTCAGTTGGTGAAATCGCCACGCGATCTGCAAAAAATATGAAAGGCTATTGGAATCGGCCCGATGCAACTGCCGAGACAATCGATGCTGACGGCTGGTTACGGACGGGAGACGCCGGTTATCTTGATGAAGACGGCTATCTCTATATTCATGATCGGTTGAAGGATATGATCATTTCCGGCGGCGAGAATATCTATCCGGCCGAGGTTGAGAACGCGATCTACACCAATCCCAAAGTCGCCGATGTTGCCGTGGTCGGCATACCCGATGAGAAATGGGGCGAGGCGGTGAAGGCCTGCGTGGTAGTCAAGGCCGGGCAGCAGCTGACCGAAGCGGAGGTTATCGCCCATGCGCGTGATCATATTGCGGGCTATAAATGCCCGAAATCGGTCGACTTTATAGACGCATTGCCGCGCAATCCGTCAGGTAAAATCCTCCGCAAGGATTTGCGCGCACCCTATTGGGAGGGCAAGGACCGGGCGGTTAACTGA
- a CDS encoding maleylpyruvate isomerase family mycothiol-dependent enzyme — MQEATDFRDESDTIAQLLASADEPLFATVTQFKKWTIEDVIGHLYVWNVAALTTLENPDGFKTFIRDFMGQFQKGLGHIEAQRIWLDENADGVRGKALFDTYCEYYPKLASAYDAADPEARVAWAGPDMSTQSKIIARQMETWSHGQEIFDILGQDREEGDRVRNIAHLGVTTYGWTFRNRKEEPPAPKPFVQLTAPSGTTWEWNDPRMIM; from the coding sequence ATGCAAGAAGCGACAGATTTTAGAGACGAGAGTGATACGATAGCCCAGCTATTGGCCTCCGCAGATGAGCCCCTGTTTGCGACCGTTACACAATTCAAGAAATGGACGATTGAAGATGTCATTGGCCATCTGTATGTCTGGAATGTTGCGGCTTTGACAACACTGGAAAACCCGGATGGTTTCAAGACATTCATTCGGGATTTCATGGGCCAGTTTCAAAAAGGGCTTGGCCATATTGAGGCACAGCGCATCTGGCTGGACGAGAATGCAGATGGCGTGCGGGGCAAAGCTCTGTTTGATACCTATTGTGAATATTATCCCAAACTGGCTTCCGCCTATGACGCCGCCGACCCGGAAGCGCGTGTCGCATGGGCAGGCCCTGATATGAGCACACAGTCCAAGATCATCGCGCGGCAAATGGAAACATGGTCCCACGGTCAGGAGATTTTCGACATATTGGGTCAGGATCGCGAAGAGGGCGACCGGGTGCGCAATATCGCCCATCTGGGCGTGACCACTTATGGTTGGACTTTTCGCAATCGCAAGGAAGAGCCGCCGGCTCCCAAGCCTTTTGTTCAACTCACTGCGCCGTCCGGCACAACCTGGGAATGGAATGATCCCAGGATGATAATGTAG
- a CDS encoding NupC/NupG family nucleoside CNT transporter, with amino-acid sequence MLDILSQFQGLIGIIFILACAWLLSENRRDLPSWKWIAGAIAAQFILALVIVRVPFIWDIIGLANNGVQAIERATLAGSSYMFGYLGGADLPFAVKESAQPPLIIAFQILPLVIVFSALAALLWHWRVLQMIVKGLSWALQKTLGVSGVVGLSGGANIFLGVVESPLVVRAYFERMSRAELFAIMVLAMSTISGAILVLYATTLEKTVPNAVGHMISASLISLPAAILIARLMVPGLSDTKTDQDEPGLKYEGSFDAIIKGTMDGVQLFLAVIAVIIVIFALVALVDQILAALPLVAGDELTLKRLFGWIFAPLMWMIGVPWEEAGAAGSLMGTKAILNEYVAYLELVALPADTFGTKGQLIVTYALCGFANLASVGLIISTIGTLSPDRRAEVAGLGMKSWFAGNCATMMTGAVIGVVTWV; translated from the coding sequence TTGCTCGATATCTTAAGCCAGTTTCAGGGCCTGATCGGCATAATCTTCATCTTGGCTTGCGCTTGGTTGCTCTCTGAAAACCGCAGAGATCTGCCAAGCTGGAAATGGATTGCGGGCGCAATTGCAGCTCAATTCATTCTGGCTTTGGTCATTGTCCGCGTGCCATTTATCTGGGATATTATTGGCCTTGCTAACAATGGTGTACAGGCGATTGAACGGGCAACACTCGCCGGATCAAGCTATATGTTCGGTTATCTCGGCGGCGCGGATTTGCCGTTTGCGGTGAAAGAGAGTGCGCAACCGCCGCTGATTATCGCCTTTCAGATTTTGCCGTTGGTGATCGTTTTTTCTGCGTTGGCGGCGCTGCTTTGGCACTGGCGTGTGTTGCAAATGATTGTCAAAGGCCTCTCATGGGCCTTGCAAAAGACACTGGGTGTCAGCGGTGTTGTCGGACTGAGCGGCGGTGCAAATATCTTTCTTGGCGTGGTCGAGTCGCCGCTGGTGGTGCGTGCCTATTTCGAGCGGATGAGTCGGGCAGAGCTGTTCGCTATCATGGTGCTGGCAATGTCGACGATATCGGGCGCGATACTGGTGCTTTATGCAACGACGCTGGAAAAGACCGTGCCCAATGCCGTCGGCCATATGATCTCCGCCTCGCTGATTTCGCTGCCCGCCGCGATATTGATTGCGCGGCTTATGGTTCCGGGTCTGTCCGACACAAAAACTGATCAAGATGAGCCAGGGCTAAAATATGAAGGCAGTTTCGACGCGATTATCAAAGGCACGATGGACGGCGTGCAATTGTTCCTCGCTGTGATTGCGGTGATTATCGTAATCTTTGCCCTAGTCGCGCTGGTCGATCAGATACTGGCTGCGCTGCCGTTGGTTGCCGGAGACGAACTAACACTTAAACGCCTATTCGGCTGGATATTCGCGCCGCTGATGTGGATGATCGGGGTGCCGTGGGAAGAAGCGGGAGCGGCCGGTTCCTTGATGGGCACGAAGGCGATCCTCAACGAATATGTCGCCTATCTGGAGCTTGTGGCACTTCCCGCTGATACGTTTGGCACCAAGGGGCAGCTGATTGTAACCTATGCGCTGTGCGGTTTTGCCAATCTGGCGAGCGTCGGCTTGATCATTTCCACCATTGGAACCCTATCGCCCGACCGCCGAGCGGAAGTCGCCGGTCTCGGGATGAAGAGCTGGTTTGCCGGAAATTGCGCGACGATGATGACCGGTGCGGTGATCGGGGTCGTGACATGGGTGTAA
- a CDS encoding sugar phosphate isomerase/epimerase family protein produces MRELALHQITMMDGGPEGLVRFAAEMRLRRVCLFTASPRHAGGSNMFPVVDADNAGSFKKFLRDHHVSIINAEYFPIMPDCDVSEYTGALELAADLGATRAVTHIHETSIIRAEDQLAKLCALATSLGMEVGLEFTGFAKGCDSLIAAKAWHDRMGQANLKIAIDALHLFRTGGALEQMEALDPEMIGYAQICDGPDFRLSDDYIAEAMNRQIPGDGIFPLKEFVTLLGDHVDIDIEVPHTGGISPKAWATRAVHASQSLLQ; encoded by the coding sequence ATGCGCGAATTGGCACTTCACCAGATTACGATGATGGACGGCGGCCCCGAAGGACTGGTGCGCTTTGCAGCTGAGATGAGATTGCGCCGTGTGTGTCTGTTTACCGCATCTCCGCGACATGCAGGCGGATCGAACATGTTTCCAGTCGTCGACGCCGATAATGCAGGTTCTTTCAAAAAATTTCTGCGGGACCACCACGTCTCGATCATCAATGCCGAATATTTCCCGATCATGCCGGATTGCGATGTCTCTGAATATACTGGTGCGCTGGAACTGGCTGCGGATTTGGGAGCGACGCGTGCGGTCACCCATATTCATGAAACCAGCATCATTCGGGCGGAAGACCAGCTCGCCAAGCTATGCGCCCTCGCGACTTCGCTTGGAATGGAAGTCGGCCTGGAGTTTACCGGCTTTGCCAAAGGGTGCGATAGCCTCATCGCCGCGAAGGCCTGGCACGACCGCATGGGCCAAGCTAATCTGAAAATCGCGATTGATGCGCTGCATCTGTTTCGCACCGGCGGTGCCTTGGAACAGATGGAGGCTTTGGACCCTGAAATGATTGGCTATGCCCAAATCTGCGATGGCCCTGACTTTCGGCTATCTGACGACTATATTGCAGAAGCCATGAACCGGCAAATTCCCGGAGATGGAATCTTTCCGTTAAAAGAATTTGTCACCTTGCTCGGCGACCATGTCGATATTGATATTGAGGTGCCGCACACTGGCGGGATTAGCCCGAAAGCCTGGGCGACCCGCGCCGTTCATGCCAGCCAAAGTTTATTGCAATGA
- a CDS encoding nuclear transport factor 2 family protein: MTHEELVDRTKITNHVLNYSTGIDQHKWELYRSIFTDEITMDFSSWSGDPAVTMAADDWVTGVRAALEPFDATQHVLTNFAVAVNGDNATCTCYVSAHHHLVTGDLREMHSIGGYYVHQLARNGTGWLIHETQLNVTWEMGDRGLFALAVARR, encoded by the coding sequence ATGACCCACGAAGAGCTAGTCGACCGGACGAAAATTACCAACCATGTGCTGAACTATTCCACCGGCATAGATCAGCACAAGTGGGAATTATACCGCTCGATCTTTACCGACGAAATCACCATGGATTTTTCCAGCTGGTCCGGCGATCCTGCGGTGACGATGGCTGCTGATGACTGGGTGACAGGCGTCCGCGCTGCGCTCGAGCCGTTTGATGCAACCCAGCATGTACTCACGAATTTCGCCGTTGCAGTGAACGGCGATAATGCGACCTGCACTTGCTATGTATCCGCGCATCATCATCTTGTGACTGGTGATTTGCGGGAGATGCACTCTATAGGCGGATATTATGTCCACCAACTGGCGCGCAATGGGACCGGCTGGCTGATCCACGAAACTCAGCTGAACGTTACTTGGGAGATGGGTGACCGGGGGCTGTTTGCGCTAGCGGTTGCACGGCGCTGA
- a CDS encoding dihydrolipoyl dehydrogenase family protein, whose amino-acid sequence MTKRWQKPKKFDRNLIVIGAGSAGLVSSLIGATINAKVTLIEAGKMGGDCLNYGCVPSKALIKSAKIAEQMQHADRYGLTPVTPQFDFKAVIKRIEDIIKTIEPHDSVERFEGLGVDVMQGYARLRDPWTVEIARNDGETQTLTGKAIVLATGARPFVPPLPGLEETGYLTSDTLWEEMAKRDAVPEKLIVLGGGPIGCELSQSFARLGSQVTLVEMVDRVMNIEDTDVSEVAAQSLTNSGVDLRCNHKALRTEMQSGTKMLIVEQDGKEVSLPFDDLLIAVGRAARLEGFGLEELGIKFGRTLETDKHLQATFPHIYAAGDVAGPYQLTHNASHQAWFATVNALFGRFKKFKPSYEFLPWTTFLDPEIAHVGLNEQQARNEGVTYEVTKYHLDDLDRAIAESATQGFVKVLTPPGKDKILGVTIVGQNAGELLTEFTLAMKHGLGLGKIMGTIHTYPTMAEANKFAAGDWRKKHKPEWALKLLERYFRWARS is encoded by the coding sequence ATGACTAAGCGCTGGCAAAAGCCGAAAAAATTCGACCGCAATCTGATCGTGATCGGGGCTGGATCAGCAGGACTGGTATCATCACTGATCGGCGCAACGATCAACGCGAAAGTGACATTGATCGAAGCAGGGAAGATGGGCGGGGATTGTCTGAATTATGGCTGTGTGCCTTCCAAAGCGCTGATCAAAAGCGCCAAGATTGCTGAGCAAATGCAGCATGCTGACCGCTACGGCTTGACTCCGGTCACACCGCAATTTGATTTCAAAGCGGTCATCAAGCGGATTGAGGACATCATCAAAACTATTGAGCCGCACGACAGCGTGGAACGGTTTGAAGGGCTGGGCGTCGATGTCATGCAGGGTTATGCGCGGCTTAGGGATCCATGGACGGTGGAGATTGCGCGCAATGATGGCGAGACGCAGACGCTAACGGGCAAGGCGATCGTACTTGCCACCGGCGCGCGCCCCTTTGTTCCGCCTTTGCCCGGGCTGGAGGAAACCGGTTATCTGACCAGCGATACACTGTGGGAGGAGATGGCCAAGCGCGATGCGGTGCCCGAAAAGCTCATCGTATTGGGCGGCGGCCCTATTGGCTGTGAACTGTCGCAAAGTTTCGCGCGTCTCGGTAGCCAAGTCACATTGGTCGAAATGGTCGACCGTGTTATGAATATCGAAGATACGGACGTATCAGAGGTCGCAGCACAATCGCTGACAAACTCTGGTGTTGATTTGCGCTGCAATCACAAAGCGCTACGCACTGAAATGCAAAGCGGCACGAAAATGCTGATCGTGGAGCAAGATGGCAAGGAGGTCAGCCTGCCATTTGATGACCTGCTGATCGCGGTCGGGCGTGCCGCGCGACTGGAAGGCTTCGGCCTGGAAGAACTGGGCATTAAATTTGGCCGCACGTTGGAAACCGACAAGCATCTGCAAGCGACCTTCCCGCATATCTATGCGGCGGGCGATGTCGCGGGGCCTTATCAACTGACTCACAATGCGTCGCATCAAGCATGGTTTGCAACCGTCAACGCGCTGTTCGGCCGCTTCAAAAAGTTCAAGCCGAGTTACGAGTTTTTGCCATGGACGACTTTTCTCGATCCGGAAATCGCCCATGTCGGTCTCAACGAACAACAAGCCCGGAATGAGGGCGTGACCTATGAAGTGACCAAATATCATCTTGATGATCTGGACCGTGCAATTGCCGAAAGCGCGACGCAGGGTTTCGTTAAAGTGCTCACGCCGCCTGGCAAGGACAAGATTTTGGGTGTGACAATCGTCGGTCAAAATGCCGGAGAATTGCTGACGGAGTTTACGCTGGCAATGAAACACGGGCTTGGCCTTGGCAAAATCATGGGCACGATCCACACCTATCCCACCATGGCTGAAGCGAATAAATTTGCTGCGGGGGATTGGCGCAAGAAGCACAAGCCGGAATGGGCGCTGAAACTGCTCGAGCGCTATTTCCGCTGGGCGCGAAGTTAG
- a CDS encoding CDP-alcohol phosphatidyltransferase family protein, protein MFDAKLRPYIDPPLNAAGRILSRMGFSANGVTLLGLGFGLLTAYFVSNQSYGWALAFIALSRIFDGLDGAVARATQKTAFGGYLDIVCDFIFYVSIPLAFGLADPANLLAALVLVAAFTITGISFLAFAVTAAEQGAQTRAHGEKSFFYSTGIAEGAETIGFFLIICLFPAHFITLAYIFAVLCGITVLQRSLLAWKSFKT, encoded by the coding sequence ATGTTTGATGCCAAGCTGCGTCCCTATATCGACCCACCACTCAATGCTGCGGGCAGAATTCTGTCGCGCATGGGATTTTCAGCCAATGGCGTAACGTTACTGGGCCTAGGATTTGGCTTGTTGACGGCTTATTTCGTTAGCAATCAGTCATACGGATGGGCACTGGCATTTATCGCTCTCAGCCGGATATTCGATGGCCTCGATGGTGCTGTGGCCCGCGCCACGCAGAAAACCGCTTTTGGCGGCTATCTCGACATAGTTTGCGATTTCATCTTCTATGTCTCGATCCCCCTTGCCTTTGGCCTTGCCGATCCAGCCAACTTGCTCGCTGCACTTGTCCTTGTTGCTGCGTTCACCATCACCGGGATCAGCTTTCTCGCTTTTGCCGTCACGGCAGCGGAGCAAGGCGCGCAAACCAGAGCGCATGGGGAGAAGAGTTTCTTTTACAGCACCGGAATTGCCGAGGGCGCGGAGACGATCGGATTCTTCCTGATCATATGCCTTTTCCCCGCGCATTTCATCACGCTGGCCTATATCTTTGCAGTGCTATGCGGGATCACTGTTCTCCAGCGCAGCCTGCTCGCGTGGAAAAGCTTTAAGACCTAA
- a CDS encoding SDR family oxidoreductase, with translation MGRLEGKKSVILGAAGQGNMGQVIAKRFRDEGADVLVAGRKEDELKRFATEISGHYALCDLTVEADIQALAESAKSQMGGVDIAINATGVGFLKPFLENTREELEMMAALQLTGPFQFYQAMIKAMSDNKPSGGSLIQISSATATIMLNDHAAYMGTKAATDHIIRCVAHEFGEHGIRANSISPGLTRTPMTAGVDQVPGLVESFEARYPLGRIGTSEDIAAAAVFLASDECYMTGENLQVNGGLCLRGNPTRKDQELMMGAIAAAS, from the coding sequence ATGGGACGTCTTGAAGGTAAAAAATCAGTCATATTGGGCGCCGCCGGGCAGGGAAATATGGGGCAGGTTATCGCCAAACGTTTCCGCGATGAGGGTGCTGATGTTCTGGTTGCCGGACGCAAAGAAGATGAGCTGAAGCGTTTCGCCACAGAAATCAGTGGCCATTATGCGCTCTGTGATCTGACGGTGGAAGCAGATATCCAAGCGCTGGCGGAAAGTGCAAAGAGCCAGATGGGCGGCGTTGATATTGCGATCAATGCAACCGGTGTGGGCTTTCTGAAACCGTTTCTGGAAAACACCCGTGAAGAGTTGGAAATGATGGCGGCATTGCAACTCACCGGGCCGTTCCAGTTCTATCAGGCCATGATCAAGGCGATGAGTGACAACAAACCCAGTGGCGGCTCTTTGATCCAGATCAGCTCTGCCACCGCGACAATCATGCTCAACGACCATGCCGCCTATATGGGTACAAAGGCAGCCACAGATCATATCATCCGCTGCGTGGCCCATGAATTTGGCGAGCACGGTATACGTGCAAACAGCATATCGCCAGGCCTCACCAGGACGCCAATGACTGCCGGTGTCGATCAGGTGCCGGGATTGGTCGAATCCTTTGAAGCGCGCTATCCGCTGGGGCGGATTGGCACGAGCGAGGATATTGCCGCTGCGGCCGTATTCCTTGCCAGCGACGAATGCTATATGACTGGCGAAAACCTGCAAGTGAATGGCGGACTATGCCTGCGCGGCAACCCGACCCGCAAGGATCAGGAGCTGATGATGGGGGCGATTGCCGCTGCGTCCTAA
- a CDS encoding acyclic terpene utilization AtuA family protein produces MTDHSPDNKTIRIGGASGYWGESAMATPQLLGADVDYLVYDYLAEITMSIMARAHAKNPEAGYATDFISAVLQPHAKDIAAKGVKLIANAGGVNPVSCGAAARAIIKEQGLDLKVAVITGDNLLPEIDRIASQAPTEMFTGALFPEKDKIASINAYLGAYPIAKALSEGADIVITGRVVDSAVTLGACIHEFGWGTGEFDLLASGSLAGHILECGPQATGGNFTDWEDAGDISNIGYPIGEVSADGSVVVTKPAGTGGVVNVGTVSEQMLYEIGDPQAYMLPDVVCDFSGVQITQLDADKVQVSPAKGSPAPDSYKTCLTFSDGFRGGTYLSFYGFEADRKAQKYSDAAFERANAVLRRHNLGEYTETSVELMGGESQYGDFASDHEPREVVCKIAAKHPEAAALEILLKELTGLGLATPPGLSGFSGARAKPSPVVRLFSYLTPKGSLSATIDVDGKILRYDDAPGVLFDSSSLTRPSVPEAPITSDEMVEVPLIKLAWARSGDKGNKANIGVIARHSDYLPYIWASLSEKSVAARFSHFIEGETSQARIEKYYLSGSHAVNFLIDAVLGGGGVASIRNDAQGKGYGQILLAHPVAIPKNVAETLI; encoded by the coding sequence ATGACGGACCATTCCCCAGACAATAAAACTATCCGCATTGGTGGAGCCAGCGGATATTGGGGTGAAAGCGCGATGGCGACGCCCCAACTTCTGGGTGCCGATGTCGACTATCTGGTTTATGATTATCTGGCAGAAATCACCATGTCGATCATGGCGCGGGCGCATGCAAAAAACCCGGAAGCCGGTTACGCAACGGATTTTATCAGCGCGGTATTGCAGCCTCATGCCAAGGACATTGCTGCCAAAGGGGTGAAGCTGATCGCGAACGCAGGTGGGGTCAATCCGGTCTCTTGCGGCGCGGCGGCGCGAGCCATTATCAAGGAGCAAGGGCTTGACCTCAAAGTCGCAGTCATAACGGGTGACAATCTGCTTCCCGAGATAGATCGGATCGCCAGCCAAGCACCAACCGAAATGTTTACTGGTGCGCTCTTCCCGGAGAAAGACAAGATCGCCAGCATTAACGCCTATTTAGGGGCGTATCCGATTGCCAAAGCGCTTAGCGAAGGCGCGGATATCGTGATCACCGGCCGCGTCGTGGACAGCGCAGTGACACTGGGTGCCTGCATCCATGAGTTTGGCTGGGGAACCGGCGAGTTTGATCTCCTCGCCAGCGGCAGTCTTGCAGGGCATATCCTGGAGTGCGGACCACAGGCGACAGGCGGTAACTTTACCGACTGGGAAGACGCAGGCGACATTTCCAATATTGGCTACCCGATAGGAGAGGTTTCCGCAGACGGTTCGGTTGTTGTTACCAAACCAGCAGGGACCGGCGGCGTTGTAAACGTCGGCACCGTTTCCGAGCAGATGCTCTATGAGATTGGCGATCCGCAAGCCTATATGCTACCCGATGTTGTCTGCGATTTTTCCGGCGTGCAGATCACCCAGCTGGACGCGGACAAGGTCCAAGTATCACCGGCGAAAGGCTCTCCCGCGCCGGATAGCTACAAAACCTGCCTGACCTTTTCGGACGGATTTCGGGGCGGCACCTATTTGAGTTTTTACGGGTTCGAAGCCGACCGAAAAGCGCAAAAATATAGCGATGCGGCTTTCGAACGGGCCAACGCGGTTCTGCGGCGACATAATCTTGGCGAATATACAGAAACCAGCGTCGAACTGATGGGCGGGGAAAGCCAATATGGTGATTTTGCGTCCGATCATGAGCCTCGCGAGGTGGTCTGCAAAATTGCAGCAAAACATCCTGAGGCAGCGGCGCTCGAAATATTGCTCAAGGAACTCACCGGGCTGGGACTTGCGACCCCGCCGGGACTGAGCGGGTTTTCCGGTGCGCGTGCGAAACCTTCGCCGGTGGTGCGGTTATTCTCGTATCTGACACCCAAAGGCAGTTTGTCCGCAACAATCGATGTCGATGGTAAAATCCTTAGATATGATGATGCGCCGGGAGTCCTGTTTGATTCTTCAAGTCTAACGCGTCCGAGCGTTCCGGAAGCGCCAATAACATCTGATGAAATGGTCGAAGTCCCTTTGATTAAACTGGCGTGGGCGCGCTCGGGTGATAAAGGCAATAAGGCGAATATCGGTGTTATCGCACGGCATTCCGATTATCTCCCCTATATTTGGGCCTCGCTCAGCGAGAAATCCGTCGCTGCAAGATTTAGCCACTTTATCGAGGGTGAGACGAGCCAAGCGCGCATCGAAAAATACTATCTGTCCGGTTCCCATGCGGTGAATTTTCTGATCGATGCGGTGCTTGGCGGTGGCGGCGTCGCGAGCATCAGAAATGATGCGCAAGGCAAGGGATATGGGCAAATATTGCTGGCCCATCCAGTAGCCATTCCGAAAAACGTAGCCGAGACTTTGATTTGA